GCCCAAGTTCCTCCGATCGACCACAAAGCCTGTTGCCGCGTTCTCGCGGACGGCGTTGATGCCGGCCACAACGGCTTTGAGACTTGGAAATTGTGGCGACACTGCCACAACCGTGCCGTCCTCGGCTGTGAGCCGGAATCGGAATGTGTTGGTTCCTGCCTTGAGAATCTCGAAACTGCCCGCCATGTTCCCCTGTTCTTCCACGCGTCGTTGCGTATTCGAGCTGACTGCATAGCTCCCCCACCGACAATAATGGCCATTTCCGGCCACCAAAAGACCTACCCACGGGTAATCTGCAACCGATTTAGGTAGATGTAACAGAAAGCAAGCTAGGAGCTAGAGACCGCATGGAACCCCGCGCGTATCGTGAGGATATGACTGACTCCGGCATGGCCCCGACCACGGGCGTGCTGCTCGCTGCGGGTGCCGGCACCCGCTTGGGCCGCGGCCCCAAAGCGCTGCTCCCCTTCCGAGGGCGGACCTTGGTGGAGGTACTCGCCGATACGCTCTTCGACGGCGGCTGCCGCGAGGTGGTGGTGGTACTTGGCGCGGAAGCCGACCATGTCCGGCGAAGCACCGATTTAGGCACACACCTGGTTGTGGAGAATGAGAACTGGGCCAAGGGCATGGCCGGGTCCTTCCGTGCCGGCATCGAAGCGGCCACGCCAGGGAACAGCATCATGGTGGCGTTGGTGGACCAACCCGGATTGACCCCGACGGCGGTGAGCAGGTTGCTGGGCAGCCACCGTCCCGGCAGGGTCACCGCAGCCGCCTACCCCGATGAGTCCGGCCACCTGAAGCGTCGGCACCCGGTGATTTTCGACGCCGGGCTTCGCGAGCAAGCCGCGGCAGCGGCCAATGGCGACACGGGTGCGAGATCATTCCTCAAAGCCCATCCCGGGCTGGTGGACCTGGTGGACTGCAGCGACCTCTGCTCCGGCGAAGACCTGGACACGAAGGATCAACTGCATCTTTTGGACGGGTAGCGGCGGGTAAGTTAGGGTCCATGATCCGCATCGAAACTGATGATCCCGCACGCCCTGATGTCCACCGGCTCCTCAGCGAGCACTTGGCCGACATGTTCGCGACCTCCCCGGCAGAAAGCGTCCATGCGTTGGATCACTCAGCGTTGTCGCACGAGTCGATCACGTTCTGGACGGCCCGCGAGGACGGGGTCTTGTTGGGATGCGGGGCGCTGAAGACGCTGGCCCCGGGGCATGCGGAGATCAAGTCGATGCGTACCACCTCCACCGCACGCGGACGCGGCGTGGCCACCCTGATGCTGGAGCACATCGTGGCCGAAGCTGCCCGGCTGGGTTACGAGCGGCTCAGCTTGGAAACGGGCACTGAGGAGTACTTCGCCCCCGCGCGCCGGCTGTACGCCCGGCACGGATTCACGGAATGCCCGCCGTTTGGTGACTACACCCTGGACCCGCACAGTGTGTTCATGGAACTCGCCGTTTCACCCAAGTAGCTGGCATTAGTGGTTGTTCCCAGGGCTGGGAACAACCACTAATGCGAGTCAGTTGGGAATCAGGGTGCGGTCGCGGAGCGCCAGATAGATCTTGTCCCGCGCGATGGGTAGCTCACCGAAGCGAATCCCGGTGGCGTTGCGAATCGCGTTTGCCAGCGCAGGAGCCACGGGGTTGAACGGGCTCTCGCTCATGGACTTGGCACCGAGCGGGCCGGTGGAATCGTTGGTAGTGGCGAAATAGACCTCGCTCCTGGGCACGTCCGCGAACGACGGGATGTGGTACTGCCGCAGGATGTCCGTGGTGACGCGTCCGGCGTCGTCCACTTTCACTTCCTCGTACAGCACCGCACCGAGCGCCTGCGCAATGCCGCCCTCGATCTGGCCGCGGCACTGCCGCGGATTCACCACAACGCCGGCATCAGCGGCCTGGACACTTTGCAGAATCCGCAGCTCGCCGGTTCCCGTATTAACAGCAACCCTGAAGCCGTGCACGTTGAACGCGACCGACCGCGGC
This genomic interval from Paenarthrobacter aurescens TC1 contains the following:
- a CDS encoding acetyltransferase, GNAT family protein (identified by match to protein family HMM PF00583) — protein: MIRIETDDPARPDVHRLLSEHLADMFATSPAESVHALDHSALSHESITFWTAREDGVLLGCGALKTLAPGHAEIKSMRTTSTARGRGVATLMLEHIVAEAARLGYERLSLETGTEEYFAPARRLYARHGFTECPPFGDYTLDPHSVFMELAVSPK